A genome region from Anastrepha ludens isolate Willacy chromosome 3, idAnaLude1.1, whole genome shotgun sequence includes the following:
- the LOC128856634 gene encoding lipopolysaccharide-induced tumor necrosis factor-alpha factor-like: MAFGKQSEAQLRNDLQSALNDATAPPPAYISTENVTTMQPGSRGAPIYGDMPSPIPTFTPIYTNQNPPVGPKSVRLRCPHCKCMVDSQVRHRSTVKTHLACLLLSWTCCCCCLPYCMDTCRNANHFCPMCGTFIGTYES, translated from the exons ATGGCTTTCGGTAAGCAAAGCGAAGCACAATTGCGCAATGATCTACAGTCTGCGTTAAATGATGCAACAGCACCACCGCCAGCCTATATTTCAACTGAAAATGTGACCACTATGCAGCCTGGATCCAGAGGAGCACCGATCTATGGTGATATGCCATCACCGATACCGACTTTCACGCCCATCTATACGAATCAAAATCCACCGGTTGGTCCAAAATCAGTGCGCTTGCGGTGCCCACATTGTAAATGTATGGTGGACTCGCAAGTTAGACATCGTTCAACGGTCAAGACGCATTTGGCCTGTTTGCTGCTCTCGTGGACGTG ctgttgttgttgtctgcCATACTGTATGGATACTTGCCGCAATGCCAATCATTTTTGCCCGATGTGCGGTACTTTTATTGGGACCTATGAATCCTAA